One genomic region from Rosa rugosa chromosome 1, drRosRugo1.1, whole genome shotgun sequence encodes:
- the LOC133724684 gene encoding probable LRR receptor-like serine/threonine-protein kinase At1g56140 isoform X1, translating into MSGTSLELWVLVWGSCSFIFIFGFADIAEAQATTYPSEARALSSIFQQWQIEAKWNKTRDPCSGAAIDDSIDFGNEAYNPLAKCNCSNSACHITQLKVSTLEVVGVIPEQLWTLKFLTHLDLGHNHLTGPLSASIGNLSSLQYLSLGHNMLSGQLPKELGNLSNLTFLAIGTMNFSGGLPHELGNLLNLQQIYLDSSGVSGEIPPTFANLRNLTIFRVSDTELSGRIPDFVGYWSKLTSLVFQGNSFEGPIPATLSNLTSLEELRISDIISTASGNSSLGFIKDMKSRSLKVLVLRNNNISDSIPSNIGELQSLYHLDLSFNNLAGVIPPSLFNLRSLKALFLGNNKLSGNLPENKSSSLVNVDLSYNNLVGSSFPSWVNEDLQLNLVANNFSTENSNSRSLPSGLECLQRNFPCNVNPGIHPDIGIKCGGPQFTSSNGIVYDQENEILGPATYFVTGTSRWGVSNVGIKTEYQDGYITGHIPEYTVSSSSQFTNTSDPELFRTARISASSLRYYGLGLQNGVYTVKLQFAEQKIPDTPKNLGRRVFDIYIQGIRVWKDFDIRKEAGGKSLQAVQKECKAQVSQNYLEIHLFWAGKGTCCVPEVGTYGPVISAISATPDFLPTIVPNHSTSKKNRTGLIVGIVVGGGVLLILLLLVFCIVQRSKRINTSKNEDLLGIDIGPLTFSFSELKTATDDFSPVNKIGEGGFGPVYKGTLNDGRVIAVKQLSAASQQGKNEFVAEIATISAVRHNNLVNLHGFCTEGVKRLLVYEYLENKSLDHALFAGKRSLNLDWSSRFDICSGVAKGLTYLHEESRVRIVHRDVKASNILLDSNLIPKISDFGLAKLYDDKKTHISTRVAGTIGYLAPEYAMRGHLTQKTDVFAFGVLALEIVSGRPNSDRSLEGEMIYLLEWAWHLHENKREVELVDSRLSEFNEEEARRITKIGLLCTQTSPMQRPPMSRVVGMLSGDIEVMTVTSKPSYLTDWEFDDASILGDPGQLSTNATDALLHYVVDTQSLPT; encoded by the exons CGCGAGCTCTGAGTTCAATCTTCCAGCAATGGCAGATTGAGGCCAAATGGAACAAAACCAGAGATCCATGCAGTGGAGCGGCCATTGACGACTCCATCGACTTCGGCAACGAAGCTTACAACCCTTTGGCCAAATGCAACTGTTCAAACTCCGCTTGCCACATTACCCAACT GAAAGTTTCTACATTGGAGGTTGTTGGCGTAATTCCGGAACAGCTATGGACTCTGAAGTTTCTCACTCATCT CGATTTAGGTCACAATCACTTGACAGGACCTCTCTCTGCATCAATTGGAAATCTGAGCAGCTTGCAATATTT GAGCTTAGGCCATAACATGTTGTCAGGCCAGCTACCAAAGGAACTCGGAAATCTCTCTAATTTGACATTCTT GGCTATTGGGACTATGAACTTTTCCGGTGGTCTACCACATGAGCTAGGGAATTTATTAAATTTACAACAGAT TTACTTGGATAGTTCTGGAGTTAGCGGTGAGATTCCACCGACGTTTGCTAATCTACGAAACTTGACCATATT CCGGGTGTCAGACACAGAACTCTCTGGCAGGATACCTGACTTCGTAGGATATTGGTCAAAGCTTACTTCCTT GGTATTTCAAGGGAACTCTTTTGAAGGTCCTATACCAGCTACACTGTCCAATCTGACTTCTCTTGAGGAGCT GAGAATTAGTGATATAATATCTACTGCCAGTGGGAACTCTTCTCTTGGATTTATTAAGGATATGAAGTCAAGATCTCTAAAAGTCCT AGTGCTGCGAAATAACAATATTTCTGATTCAATTCCTTCTAATATTGGAGAGTTGCAAAGTTTGTATCACCT GGATTTAAGCTTCAACAATTTAGCAGGAGTAATACCACCTTCCCTGTTTAATTTGCGTTCGCTCAAAGCCCT GTTTCTTGGAAACAACAAGTTGAGTGGTAACCTTCCTGAAAATAAAAGCTCGTCTCTTGTCAATGT AGATCTGTCTTACAATAATCTAGTAGGGTCGAGCTTTCCTTCTTGGGTGAACGAAGACTTACAGCT TAATTTAGTTGCCAACAACTTCAGCACAGAAAATTCAAACAGCAG aTCTTTGCCTTCAGGGTTGGAATGCCTCCAAAGGAACTTTCCTTGCAATGTTAACCCTGGAATCC ATCCTGACATTGGGATTAAATGTGGTGGTCCTCAGTTCACGTCTTCCAATGGGATTGTGTATGATCAGGAAAATGAGATCCTTGGTCCAGCTACATATTTTGTGACTGGCACAAGCAGATGGGGAGTTAGCAATGTTGGTATTAAAACAGAGTATCAGG ATGGATATATCACGGGACACATTCCTGAGTATACAGTTTCCTCGTCATCTCAATTCACGAATACTTCAGATCCTGAGCTATTCCGGACTGCAAGGATCTCTGCTTCATCACTTAGATACTATGGCTTGGGGCTGCAGAATGGTGTCTACACAGTCAAACTTCAGTTTGCAGAACAAAAAATCCCAGATACTCCAAAAAATCTTGGGAGACGtgtatttgatatatatatccAG gGAATTCGAGTTTGGAAGGATTTTGATATACGAAAGGAAGCAGGTGGGAAATCTTTGCAAGCCGTTCAGAAGGAATGTAAGGCCCAGGTTTCACAGAACTACCTTGAAATTCATCTCTTTTGGGCTGGAAAGGGGACTTGCTGCGTACCTGAGGTTGGTACTTATGGACCTGTTATTTCAGCCATCAGTGCTACACCAG ATTTCCTACCTACTATCGTTCCGAACCATTCAACTAGTAAGAAGAATAGGACGGGGCTGATTGTGGGGATTGTTGTCGGTGGTGGAGTACTTTTGATTCTATTGTTGTTGGTTTTCTGTATAGTTCAAAGAAGTAAAAGGATTAACACCAGTAAAAATGAAG ATCTGTTGGGAATAGATATTGGACCACTCACTTTCAGTTTTTCAGAGCTAAAGACAGCTACAGATGACTTTAGTCCAGTGAATAAGATTGGAGAGGGAGGATTTGGACCTGTCTATAAA GGTACTCTTAATGATGGAAGAGTAATTGCCGTGAAGCAATTGTCTGCAGCATCCCAGCAAGGAAAAAATGAGTTTGTAGCTGAAATTGCCACCATATCTGCCGTGCGACACAATAACCTAGTGAATTTGCATGGATTCTGCACTGAGGGAGTTAAACGGCTCCTTGTCTATGAGTATCTGGAAAACAAGAGTCTTGATCATGCATTATTTG CAGGAAAAAGAAGTTTGAATCTTGATTGGTCATCAAGATTTGATATATGCTCGGGCGTGGCTAAAGGTTTGACTTATCTCCATGAGGAATCAAGGGTTCGGATTGTACACAGAGATGTGAAGGCCAGTAATATTCTGCTCGACTCTAATCTCATCCCCAAAATATCAGATTTCGGTTTGGCCAAGCTTTATGATGATAAAAAGACCCACATCAGTACTCGTGTTGCGGGAACAAT TGGGTATCTTGCACCGGAATATGCCATGCGCGGACACCTGACACAGAAGACTGATGTGTTTGCCTTTGGTGTTCTTGCTCTAGAAATTGTCAGTGGTAGGCCAAATTCTGATCGGAGCTTGGAAGGCGAGATGATTTATCTTCTCGAATGG GCTTGGCACTTGCATGAAAACAAACGGGAAGTTGAACTAGTGGACTCTAGGTTATCAGAATTCAATGAGGAAGAGGCAAGACGAATAACCAAGATAGGACTTTTGTGCACTCAAACATCACCAATGCAGCGACCACCGATGTCGCGTGTGGTGGGAATGCTTTCAGGAGATATTGAAGTAATGACAGTAACTTCAAAGCCTAGTTACTTGACAGACTGGGAATTTGACGATGCAAGTATTTTGGGGGATCCAGGGCAGCTTTCTACAAATGCCACGGATGCCTTGCTTCATTATGTTGTTGATACCCAATCCCTACCGACCTAA
- the LOC133724684 gene encoding probable LRR receptor-like serine/threonine-protein kinase At1g56140 isoform X3 has product MSGTSLELWVLVWGSCSFIFIFGFADIAEAQATTYPSEARALSSIFQQWQIEAKWNKTRDPCSGAAIDDSIDFGNEAYNPLAKCNCSNSACHITQLKVSTLEVVGVIPEQLWTLKFLTHLDLGHNHLTGPLSASIGNLSSLQYLSLGHNMLSGQLPKELGNLSNLTFLAIGTMNFSGGLPHELGNLLNLQQIYLDSSGVSGEIPPTFANLRNLTIFRVSDTELSGRIPDFVGYWSKLTSLVFQGNSFEGPIPATLSNLTSLEELRISDIISTASGNSSLGFIKDMKSRSLKVLVLRNNNISDSIPSNIGELQSLYHLDLSFNNLAGVIPPSLFNLRSLKALFLGNNKLSGNLPENKSSSLVNVDLSYNNLVGSSFPSWVNEDLQLNLVANNFSTENSNSRSLPSGLECLQRNFPCNVNPGIHPDIGIKCGGPQFTSSNGIVYDQENEILGPATYFVTGTSRWGVSNVGIKTEYQDGYITGHIPEYTVSSSSQFTNTSDPELFRTARISASSLRYYGLGLQNGVYTVKLQFAEQKIPDTPKNLGRRVFDIYIQGIRVWKDFDIRKEAGGKSLQAVQKECKAQVSQNYLEIHLFWAGKGTCCVPEVGTYGPVISAISATPDFLPTIVPNHSTSKKNRTGLIVGIVVGGGVLLILLLLVFCIVQRSKRINTSKNEDLLGIDIGPLTFSFSELKTATDDFSPVNKIGEGGFGPVYKGTLNDGRVIAVKQLSAASQQGKNEFVVNLHGFCTEGVKRLLVYEYLENKSLDHALFAGKRSLNLDWSSRFDICSGVAKGLTYLHEESRVRIVHRDVKASNILLDSNLIPKISDFGLAKLYDDKKTHISTRVAGTIGYLAPEYAMRGHLTQKTDVFAFGVLALEIVSGRPNSDRSLEGEMIYLLEWAWHLHENKREVELVDSRLSEFNEEEARRITKIGLLCTQTSPMQRPPMSRVVGMLSGDIEVMTVTSKPSYLTDWEFDDASILGDPGQLSTNATDALLHYVVDTQSLPT; this is encoded by the exons CGCGAGCTCTGAGTTCAATCTTCCAGCAATGGCAGATTGAGGCCAAATGGAACAAAACCAGAGATCCATGCAGTGGAGCGGCCATTGACGACTCCATCGACTTCGGCAACGAAGCTTACAACCCTTTGGCCAAATGCAACTGTTCAAACTCCGCTTGCCACATTACCCAACT GAAAGTTTCTACATTGGAGGTTGTTGGCGTAATTCCGGAACAGCTATGGACTCTGAAGTTTCTCACTCATCT CGATTTAGGTCACAATCACTTGACAGGACCTCTCTCTGCATCAATTGGAAATCTGAGCAGCTTGCAATATTT GAGCTTAGGCCATAACATGTTGTCAGGCCAGCTACCAAAGGAACTCGGAAATCTCTCTAATTTGACATTCTT GGCTATTGGGACTATGAACTTTTCCGGTGGTCTACCACATGAGCTAGGGAATTTATTAAATTTACAACAGAT TTACTTGGATAGTTCTGGAGTTAGCGGTGAGATTCCACCGACGTTTGCTAATCTACGAAACTTGACCATATT CCGGGTGTCAGACACAGAACTCTCTGGCAGGATACCTGACTTCGTAGGATATTGGTCAAAGCTTACTTCCTT GGTATTTCAAGGGAACTCTTTTGAAGGTCCTATACCAGCTACACTGTCCAATCTGACTTCTCTTGAGGAGCT GAGAATTAGTGATATAATATCTACTGCCAGTGGGAACTCTTCTCTTGGATTTATTAAGGATATGAAGTCAAGATCTCTAAAAGTCCT AGTGCTGCGAAATAACAATATTTCTGATTCAATTCCTTCTAATATTGGAGAGTTGCAAAGTTTGTATCACCT GGATTTAAGCTTCAACAATTTAGCAGGAGTAATACCACCTTCCCTGTTTAATTTGCGTTCGCTCAAAGCCCT GTTTCTTGGAAACAACAAGTTGAGTGGTAACCTTCCTGAAAATAAAAGCTCGTCTCTTGTCAATGT AGATCTGTCTTACAATAATCTAGTAGGGTCGAGCTTTCCTTCTTGGGTGAACGAAGACTTACAGCT TAATTTAGTTGCCAACAACTTCAGCACAGAAAATTCAAACAGCAG aTCTTTGCCTTCAGGGTTGGAATGCCTCCAAAGGAACTTTCCTTGCAATGTTAACCCTGGAATCC ATCCTGACATTGGGATTAAATGTGGTGGTCCTCAGTTCACGTCTTCCAATGGGATTGTGTATGATCAGGAAAATGAGATCCTTGGTCCAGCTACATATTTTGTGACTGGCACAAGCAGATGGGGAGTTAGCAATGTTGGTATTAAAACAGAGTATCAGG ATGGATATATCACGGGACACATTCCTGAGTATACAGTTTCCTCGTCATCTCAATTCACGAATACTTCAGATCCTGAGCTATTCCGGACTGCAAGGATCTCTGCTTCATCACTTAGATACTATGGCTTGGGGCTGCAGAATGGTGTCTACACAGTCAAACTTCAGTTTGCAGAACAAAAAATCCCAGATACTCCAAAAAATCTTGGGAGACGtgtatttgatatatatatccAG gGAATTCGAGTTTGGAAGGATTTTGATATACGAAAGGAAGCAGGTGGGAAATCTTTGCAAGCCGTTCAGAAGGAATGTAAGGCCCAGGTTTCACAGAACTACCTTGAAATTCATCTCTTTTGGGCTGGAAAGGGGACTTGCTGCGTACCTGAGGTTGGTACTTATGGACCTGTTATTTCAGCCATCAGTGCTACACCAG ATTTCCTACCTACTATCGTTCCGAACCATTCAACTAGTAAGAAGAATAGGACGGGGCTGATTGTGGGGATTGTTGTCGGTGGTGGAGTACTTTTGATTCTATTGTTGTTGGTTTTCTGTATAGTTCAAAGAAGTAAAAGGATTAACACCAGTAAAAATGAAG ATCTGTTGGGAATAGATATTGGACCACTCACTTTCAGTTTTTCAGAGCTAAAGACAGCTACAGATGACTTTAGTCCAGTGAATAAGATTGGAGAGGGAGGATTTGGACCTGTCTATAAA GGTACTCTTAATGATGGAAGAGTAATTGCCGTGAAGCAATTGTCTGCAGCATCCCAGCAAGGAAAAAATGAGTTTG TAGTGAATTTGCATGGATTCTGCACTGAGGGAGTTAAACGGCTCCTTGTCTATGAGTATCTGGAAAACAAGAGTCTTGATCATGCATTATTTG CAGGAAAAAGAAGTTTGAATCTTGATTGGTCATCAAGATTTGATATATGCTCGGGCGTGGCTAAAGGTTTGACTTATCTCCATGAGGAATCAAGGGTTCGGATTGTACACAGAGATGTGAAGGCCAGTAATATTCTGCTCGACTCTAATCTCATCCCCAAAATATCAGATTTCGGTTTGGCCAAGCTTTATGATGATAAAAAGACCCACATCAGTACTCGTGTTGCGGGAACAAT TGGGTATCTTGCACCGGAATATGCCATGCGCGGACACCTGACACAGAAGACTGATGTGTTTGCCTTTGGTGTTCTTGCTCTAGAAATTGTCAGTGGTAGGCCAAATTCTGATCGGAGCTTGGAAGGCGAGATGATTTATCTTCTCGAATGG GCTTGGCACTTGCATGAAAACAAACGGGAAGTTGAACTAGTGGACTCTAGGTTATCAGAATTCAATGAGGAAGAGGCAAGACGAATAACCAAGATAGGACTTTTGTGCACTCAAACATCACCAATGCAGCGACCACCGATGTCGCGTGTGGTGGGAATGCTTTCAGGAGATATTGAAGTAATGACAGTAACTTCAAAGCCTAGTTACTTGACAGACTGGGAATTTGACGATGCAAGTATTTTGGGGGATCCAGGGCAGCTTTCTACAAATGCCACGGATGCCTTGCTTCATTATGTTGTTGATACCCAATCCCTACCGACCTAA
- the LOC133724684 gene encoding probable LRR receptor-like serine/threonine-protein kinase At1g56140 isoform X4, with the protein MSGTSLELWVLVWGSCSFIFIFGFADIAEAQATTYPSEARALSSIFQQWQIEAKWNKTRDPCSGAAIDDSIDFGNEAYNPLAKCNCSNSACHITQLKVSTLEVVGVIPEQLWTLKFLTHLDLGHNHLTGPLSASIGNLSSLQYLSLGHNMLSGQLPKELGNLSNLTFLAIGTMNFSGGLPHELGNLLNLQQIYLDSSGVSGEIPPTFANLRNLTIFRVSDTELSGRIPDFVGYWSKLTSLVFQGNSFEGPIPATLSNLTSLEELRISDIISTASGNSSLGFIKDMKSRSLKVLVLRNNNISDSIPSNIGELQSLYHLDLSFNNLAGVIPPSLFNLRSLKALFLGNNKLSGNLPENKSSSLVNVDLSYNNLVGSSFPSWVNEDLQLNLVANNFSTENSNSRSLPSGLECLQRNFPCNVNPGIHPDIGIKCGGPQFTSSNGIVYDQENEILGPATYFVTGTSRWGVSNVGIKTEYQDGYITGHIPEYTVSSSSQFTNTSDPELFRTARISASSLRYYGLGLQNGVYTVKLQFAEQKIPDTPKNLGRRVFDIYIQGIRVWKDFDIRKEAGGKSLQAVQKECKAQVSQNYLEIHLFWAGKGTCCVPEVGTYGPVISAISATPDFLPTIVPNHSTSKKNRTGLIVGIVVGGGVLLILLLLVFCIVQRSKRINTSKNEDLLGIDIGPLTFSFSELKTATDDFSPVNKIGEGGFGPVYKGTLNDGRVIAVKQLSAASQQGKNEFVVNLHGFCTEGVKRLLVYEYLENKSLDHALFGKRSLNLDWSSRFDICSGVAKGLTYLHEESRVRIVHRDVKASNILLDSNLIPKISDFGLAKLYDDKKTHISTRVAGTIGYLAPEYAMRGHLTQKTDVFAFGVLALEIVSGRPNSDRSLEGEMIYLLEWAWHLHENKREVELVDSRLSEFNEEEARRITKIGLLCTQTSPMQRPPMSRVVGMLSGDIEVMTVTSKPSYLTDWEFDDASILGDPGQLSTNATDALLHYVVDTQSLPT; encoded by the exons CGCGAGCTCTGAGTTCAATCTTCCAGCAATGGCAGATTGAGGCCAAATGGAACAAAACCAGAGATCCATGCAGTGGAGCGGCCATTGACGACTCCATCGACTTCGGCAACGAAGCTTACAACCCTTTGGCCAAATGCAACTGTTCAAACTCCGCTTGCCACATTACCCAACT GAAAGTTTCTACATTGGAGGTTGTTGGCGTAATTCCGGAACAGCTATGGACTCTGAAGTTTCTCACTCATCT CGATTTAGGTCACAATCACTTGACAGGACCTCTCTCTGCATCAATTGGAAATCTGAGCAGCTTGCAATATTT GAGCTTAGGCCATAACATGTTGTCAGGCCAGCTACCAAAGGAACTCGGAAATCTCTCTAATTTGACATTCTT GGCTATTGGGACTATGAACTTTTCCGGTGGTCTACCACATGAGCTAGGGAATTTATTAAATTTACAACAGAT TTACTTGGATAGTTCTGGAGTTAGCGGTGAGATTCCACCGACGTTTGCTAATCTACGAAACTTGACCATATT CCGGGTGTCAGACACAGAACTCTCTGGCAGGATACCTGACTTCGTAGGATATTGGTCAAAGCTTACTTCCTT GGTATTTCAAGGGAACTCTTTTGAAGGTCCTATACCAGCTACACTGTCCAATCTGACTTCTCTTGAGGAGCT GAGAATTAGTGATATAATATCTACTGCCAGTGGGAACTCTTCTCTTGGATTTATTAAGGATATGAAGTCAAGATCTCTAAAAGTCCT AGTGCTGCGAAATAACAATATTTCTGATTCAATTCCTTCTAATATTGGAGAGTTGCAAAGTTTGTATCACCT GGATTTAAGCTTCAACAATTTAGCAGGAGTAATACCACCTTCCCTGTTTAATTTGCGTTCGCTCAAAGCCCT GTTTCTTGGAAACAACAAGTTGAGTGGTAACCTTCCTGAAAATAAAAGCTCGTCTCTTGTCAATGT AGATCTGTCTTACAATAATCTAGTAGGGTCGAGCTTTCCTTCTTGGGTGAACGAAGACTTACAGCT TAATTTAGTTGCCAACAACTTCAGCACAGAAAATTCAAACAGCAG aTCTTTGCCTTCAGGGTTGGAATGCCTCCAAAGGAACTTTCCTTGCAATGTTAACCCTGGAATCC ATCCTGACATTGGGATTAAATGTGGTGGTCCTCAGTTCACGTCTTCCAATGGGATTGTGTATGATCAGGAAAATGAGATCCTTGGTCCAGCTACATATTTTGTGACTGGCACAAGCAGATGGGGAGTTAGCAATGTTGGTATTAAAACAGAGTATCAGG ATGGATATATCACGGGACACATTCCTGAGTATACAGTTTCCTCGTCATCTCAATTCACGAATACTTCAGATCCTGAGCTATTCCGGACTGCAAGGATCTCTGCTTCATCACTTAGATACTATGGCTTGGGGCTGCAGAATGGTGTCTACACAGTCAAACTTCAGTTTGCAGAACAAAAAATCCCAGATACTCCAAAAAATCTTGGGAGACGtgtatttgatatatatatccAG gGAATTCGAGTTTGGAAGGATTTTGATATACGAAAGGAAGCAGGTGGGAAATCTTTGCAAGCCGTTCAGAAGGAATGTAAGGCCCAGGTTTCACAGAACTACCTTGAAATTCATCTCTTTTGGGCTGGAAAGGGGACTTGCTGCGTACCTGAGGTTGGTACTTATGGACCTGTTATTTCAGCCATCAGTGCTACACCAG ATTTCCTACCTACTATCGTTCCGAACCATTCAACTAGTAAGAAGAATAGGACGGGGCTGATTGTGGGGATTGTTGTCGGTGGTGGAGTACTTTTGATTCTATTGTTGTTGGTTTTCTGTATAGTTCAAAGAAGTAAAAGGATTAACACCAGTAAAAATGAAG ATCTGTTGGGAATAGATATTGGACCACTCACTTTCAGTTTTTCAGAGCTAAAGACAGCTACAGATGACTTTAGTCCAGTGAATAAGATTGGAGAGGGAGGATTTGGACCTGTCTATAAA GGTACTCTTAATGATGGAAGAGTAATTGCCGTGAAGCAATTGTCTGCAGCATCCCAGCAAGGAAAAAATGAGTTTG TAGTGAATTTGCATGGATTCTGCACTGAGGGAGTTAAACGGCTCCTTGTCTATGAGTATCTGGAAAACAAGAGTCTTGATCATGCATTATTTG GAAAAAGAAGTTTGAATCTTGATTGGTCATCAAGATTTGATATATGCTCGGGCGTGGCTAAAGGTTTGACTTATCTCCATGAGGAATCAAGGGTTCGGATTGTACACAGAGATGTGAAGGCCAGTAATATTCTGCTCGACTCTAATCTCATCCCCAAAATATCAGATTTCGGTTTGGCCAAGCTTTATGATGATAAAAAGACCCACATCAGTACTCGTGTTGCGGGAACAAT TGGGTATCTTGCACCGGAATATGCCATGCGCGGACACCTGACACAGAAGACTGATGTGTTTGCCTTTGGTGTTCTTGCTCTAGAAATTGTCAGTGGTAGGCCAAATTCTGATCGGAGCTTGGAAGGCGAGATGATTTATCTTCTCGAATGG GCTTGGCACTTGCATGAAAACAAACGGGAAGTTGAACTAGTGGACTCTAGGTTATCAGAATTCAATGAGGAAGAGGCAAGACGAATAACCAAGATAGGACTTTTGTGCACTCAAACATCACCAATGCAGCGACCACCGATGTCGCGTGTGGTGGGAATGCTTTCAGGAGATATTGAAGTAATGACAGTAACTTCAAAGCCTAGTTACTTGACAGACTGGGAATTTGACGATGCAAGTATTTTGGGGGATCCAGGGCAGCTTTCTACAAATGCCACGGATGCCTTGCTTCATTATGTTGTTGATACCCAATCCCTACCGACCTAA